One part of the Vibrio hyugaensis genome encodes these proteins:
- a CDS encoding efflux RND transporter periplasmic adaptor subunit yields MKRSLFTVSAIALAVLTGCNSTDEVTAEQPLYVSTVAVDVPVKSQYRTFKGQVVPAEQTPIAFRRAGEVQHVLVKAGDTVKEGQMIAKLDDSKEKQAVNDAEAQYTLAIRQLKRGEELHRRQMISKAELDELTANKELAEANFYNATNQLNYTRLFAPFAGKVSDVFKERFERVAIGEPVLNLYQSDKVYVRIELSDNVLAMVNPNTQSMSYQPQATFSGDAKSYALDYLEHTSEPNAQTQTYQMYLTMPQPDEEILPGTSVSVAVDMVAAGITSIDGYNIPMTALQAGNKDGEFFVWKLNSDAVTKVAVTIDQINGEGAIVSSGVTQGDVLVNSSLRKLREGKSVDVVEKQQ; encoded by the coding sequence ATGAAACGTTCATTATTCACAGTATCGGCTATCGCATTGGCCGTACTAACCGGTTGTAACAGCACAGACGAAGTCACCGCAGAGCAGCCTTTGTATGTTTCTACGGTTGCTGTTGATGTTCCAGTAAAAAGCCAATACCGCACATTCAAAGGCCAAGTCGTGCCTGCGGAACAAACGCCAATTGCATTCCGTCGCGCAGGCGAAGTTCAGCATGTGCTCGTTAAAGCGGGTGACACGGTTAAAGAAGGCCAGATGATCGCTAAGTTAGACGACAGCAAAGAAAAGCAAGCGGTAAACGATGCAGAAGCACAATACACACTCGCGATTCGTCAACTGAAACGTGGTGAAGAACTGCATCGCCGCCAAATGATTTCTAAAGCGGAGTTGGATGAGCTAACGGCAAATAAAGAGCTGGCGGAAGCAAACTTCTACAACGCGACAAACCAACTGAACTACACACGTTTATTTGCCCCGTTTGCGGGCAAGGTTTCGGATGTATTCAAAGAGCGTTTTGAGCGTGTTGCGATTGGTGAGCCGGTTCTAAACCTTTATCAAAGCGACAAAGTGTACGTTCGCATCGAGCTGTCAGACAACGTGCTTGCGATGGTAAACCCAAATACACAAAGCATGAGCTACCAACCTCAAGCAACGTTCTCGGGTGACGCGAAATCTTATGCGTTGGATTACTTGGAGCACACCAGTGAGCCAAACGCGCAGACACAAACATACCAAATGTATTTAACCATGCCACAACCTGATGAAGAGATTTTGCCGGGTACTAGTGTAAGCGTTGCAGTAGACATGGTGGCAGCAGGTATAACGTCAATTGATGGCTACAACATTCCAATGACTGCGCTTCAAGCGGGTAACAAGGATGGTGAGTTCTTTGTGTGGAAATTAAACAGTGACGCGGTCACAAAGGTGGCGGTGACGATTGATCAAATTAACGGTGAAGGCGCGATTGTGTCATCAGGCGTTACACAAGGCGATGTATTAGTGAATTCCAGCTTACGTAAGTTACGCGAAGGTAAGTCAGTGGATGTGGTGGAGAAACAACAATAA